The following are encoded together in the Pseudodesulfovibrio indicus genome:
- a CDS encoding LysR substrate-binding domain-containing protein produces the protein MELRQITYFIAVAEELHFGRAAERCHIAQPPLSQQIKRLEDELGVTLLERTSRRVALTPEGKEFLRRCRDIRDRLHAAIVHVQDMSKGLEGMLCVGFIGPASLSKLPQAIRAFRERNPNIRLDFSAQSTSEQLPLLRGDRLDIAFVRLFGHDTSGFNSMTFLREPYVLALPEGHPLAEREVVDITDLENVPLIFNQRIAQPALYRSLVGSFHKAGFMPNIVQEVNTEQSTVALVATGLGCALVPASSATDSRAGVAFRPLTGDLPQWEITALWKKNKKCASLYKFIDVVREFREVN, from the coding sequence ATGGAACTGAGACAGATCACCTATTTCATCGCCGTGGCTGAGGAGCTGCATTTCGGTCGCGCGGCAGAGCGGTGCCATATCGCCCAGCCGCCGTTGTCGCAGCAGATCAAGCGTCTTGAGGACGAGTTGGGGGTCACGCTCCTGGAGCGGACCAGCCGCCGGGTGGCCCTGACGCCGGAGGGCAAGGAGTTTCTCCGCCGCTGCCGGGATATCCGCGACCGGCTGCACGCGGCCATCGTGCATGTGCAGGACATGTCCAAGGGGCTGGAGGGCATGCTCTGCGTGGGCTTCATCGGCCCGGCGTCGCTGTCCAAGCTGCCCCAGGCCATTCGCGCCTTCCGCGAGCGCAATCCGAACATCCGGCTCGACTTCTCGGCCCAGTCCACCTCGGAGCAGCTCCCGCTGCTGCGCGGCGACCGGCTGGACATCGCTTTCGTGCGTCTGTTCGGGCACGACACGTCGGGCTTCAATTCCATGACCTTCCTGCGCGAGCCGTATGTCCTGGCCCTGCCCGAAGGGCACCCGTTGGCCGAGCGGGAAGTGGTGGACATCACCGACCTGGAAAACGTGCCGTTGATCTTCAATCAGCGCATCGCCCAGCCCGCCCTGTACCGTTCCCTGGTCGGTTCCTTCCACAAGGCCGGGTTCATGCCCAACATCGTCCAGGAAGTGAACACCGAGCAGTCCACCGTGGCCCTGGTCGCCACCGGCCTGGGCTGCGCCCTGGTCCCGGCCTCCAGCGCCACGGACAGCCGCGCCGGGGTAGCCTTCCGTCCGCTCACGGGCGACCTGCCACAGTGGGAGATCACCGCGCTGTGGAAGAAGAACAAGAAGTGCGCGTCGCTCTACAAATTCATCGACGTGGTCCGGGAGTTCCGCGAAGTGAATTAA